In Methanobrevibacter sp. V74, the genomic window TTGAATAGGCAGAATACTTTTTCAATATTTTTTTCTTTTAAATATTTTCAAGCTCTTTTAAAATATATTTTTTCAATACTGATACTGCCTTTTCACCATCATCATCCAAGCGAACAGGATCTAAAGGATTTAAATCATAAATTTTGACAACAGAATCCGCCGAGATATTTTTAATTGAATCAACATCCTTTTCTTTTAATATCACAGATGCACAATCGTCTCCACAACCTGTTATTGTAACTATTTTTGCATCATCTAAAATTGGTGAGCAGTTATTAGGTTGTGCTGAATACTCTGTTATGCATGCTGCCACAATATTATCATTTTCAAGTGCCAATTCCACACTAGCTACCCTTACAACTAAACCTAAAGGGCTTAATCCACTGCATGAAACTAAAGCTATTTTATCATTCATCTTTTCATCCTCAAATATCTTTTTTTGACTTTTTCATAACCCCGTTTATAAAAGGGACAGAATAATATACACTGACTGCAACCTTCCTTATGTGCAGTGCAAACTTTCCTTAGAACTTTCCCATCACTGCCAAAAGCATTTTCCGGACATCTGTCAATGCAAACGCCACATGTTGAGCAGTAATCCTCAACCCATACATATCATTTTCACTTTTAAATGGAAGATTTTCAATGATGTTTGAATCATGAAAAGTCCTAAATTTAGGCCTTCTTTAAACATGCACATATTATTTCTTGTTATTATTGCATCATTTGATTGCATTGCAATTGCTCTTAGGCTTACTCTGTCATCAATCGGATTTAATAAGTCGGCCTTAAATCCATTTTTTCTTAAAATATCAGCAAGTGCAAATGTTTTATATGCAAAATCATGGAATTCGTTATCTTCTAAGCGACATTTTTCTTTTGAAGGTTCCATTTTTAAAATTTCACCAGACATTAAATATTTTAGAATAATAATGTTGTCCCAGCAAATATCCCATTCTTCTTTAAACTCGTCGCTTAATTTAGAATAGCTCAAACCGGCAAAATTCGAATCTAATGCAATATTTATAAATTCATCCAAACAATCATCAGAAATGGTGGTACTGGGATGGTGAGGGTTTTCGCAACCGTATGAATTTGGAACAGGCTGATGATATTTAAATCTCATAGGCAACCTATTTTGTCCTTAAATCTTCAACAGCTTTAGGGAACACATCACAAAAGATTTTAACTTCTTCTGTTGGGATTGAAAAACTTACACGTAAGTATCTGTCCCCAAATTCTTCAGAAGTATATTCCCCTTCTCTTGTGAATAATTTTTTCTCGATTAAATAATTAGACATGTCTTTTGGATCGATTCCGGCACCGGATAAATCAATTGCCATCATATTTGCATCTGATGGATAAACCGGAAGGAATACTCCTTCAATTGGTTCAATCATTTTACTGATTAATCTTTGGTTTTCAAAGCAAGTTTCTCTCATTTTGTCAAACCATTGATCCTTTGATTTAAGACCTGCAATAGCTCCATATTGAGAAATGATGTTTACTCCCAAATCATTAACAACAGCGTTTTTAATTGATTTGATAATAGGTTTTGAAGAAACAACCCCTCCAACTCTCAAACCCGCCATTCCAAATATTTTTGAAAAACTGTAAATTGTTAATGTTTGACCTGGAGCGTAATTTTCAACAAGGAAATGGTTGCGTGCAAAGTCTTTATAAGTTATATCATGCAATAAGTATAAATCGTTTTCTTTTGCGATTTCAGCAAATTCTTTAAGTTCGTCTTCAGTGTATGATGAACCTAATGGATTTAACGGATCGATTAGAATTACCATACGAGTGTTTTCATCCATATTTTCCCTTAAAAGATCAGAAGTCAATTTATAATTGTTTTCTTCAAAGTAAATTGGCACATACCTTACTTCACCTGCGAAACGATTTGCAAAATCACCTATAATGAAGTATCCTGGATCTGACAAGATTACATTATCTTCAGGTTCAAGCAATGCTTGCATACAGAGATACAATGATTCTGTTGCGCCGGATGTTAACAATACTTCCAAATCTTTTAATCCCAAATCATCTAAAATTAATTGTTTAAGTTCGCTGAAACCTTCAGGGGCAGGATATCTACAAAAAGTATTTTCTTTAATAGCTTCAATCATCGCATTAGCTATTGTATCATCATGTAAATGGTTGGTGTTTTGACCCATCCAGATCATGTCTTTGTCCATGTACATATCTTCAAAAAATTCGTTGGAAGAGTTATATCCGTCTGGAGGAACTCTCTCCGTTTTTTTAAATTTCAATTTTGGTTCTTTAATATCGAAATCCTTATCCCTCATATTATCACTCAAACAATACCAAAATAAATATCTATTTTTAATTATTAATAAAATTATCTTAAATAATTCCATTTGAAGTTATTGAAAAAATAACTTGTCTTCCCTCAGGAAGGCTCCTATGACGTTTTAATGTGGCTATTCTTTGATTGGTTTCTGTGCCACGTTCCAGCTTAATTATTACTTTACTGATGTACTCGAGTATATCTCCACCAACTGCTCTAATTTCATTATTTCCGTCATCATCAAAAGCAGAATAAATTTGATTAGTTACAATTACTGCAATGCCGTACTTACGTGCAAGATTCGACAAGAGTTGAATTTGTTTTCTTAACTCCTTGCTTAATTTATATGATTTCATATCATCTACACGATAAAGTGCAACAGCTGAATCAAGTATTATCAAATCTACTTCTTCATGGTGTTTTCTAAGCCAGACGTCAATTGATCTTAAGTTTTCTGTTTGTTGTAAAAAATCAGTAGGTTCTAAAACCATTATGTTATTAGCTATACTTGAAAAATAAGATCCTGAAATTTGTTTAATTCTATCAATTGAAATTCCTCCTTCAGTATCTATATAAATTACTTTTCTATTGTTTTTAGCAATATTAACTGCTAATGTTAAGGCCACATTACTTTTACCTGAACTAGGAGACCCATATATCTGAGTTACACAACCTTTTTCAAAACCTCCTTCAAGTAAATCATCAAGGGAGGAATTTGATTGAAGTTTAGTATTGTCTTCAAAATTAGCTAATACTTTCATGATAATGTTATTGATTTTTATAGGATATAAAAATTTTTAATCAAAAAATAATGTTGAAACAATATTAATTCTTTTAATCCCTTATTATTTTTGGTTTTAGGCCTGTTAAATCAATTATTGAAGAAGCCTTACTTGAATTTAGATTTCCAACATCGATAACCAAATCCACTTCACAGTCCAATTGCTCTAAAATTTCACATGGATTGGACAACACTTTATCATCTGATAAATTAGCACTGGTAGTTGTTATTGGAAAAATACTGGCAAGTCTGCAAGCCAGCTCACAATCAGGCACCCTTACACCAACATAGCTTGAACCGCTTGTAACATATCTTGGAACTATTTTTCTTTTATTTAAAATAAATGTGTAAGCTCCAGGCAGGCAGGCATTAATGCATTTCCTTTGAGATGAGGACAATTTAGCCACTGCATCAACACTTTTAACATCACGCACAAGTATTGAGAGAGGTTTTAGAAAGCTTCTCTTTTTAATTTCAAAAACTCTCCTAACTGCCTTGTTATTGAAAATATTAGCCCCTAAACCGTAAACCGTATCTGTTGGGTATAATACAATTCCCCCATTTGCCAATACATTGATTGCTTCAAAAATAATATCCTCATTGATTTTATCAGGATTTGCTTTTATTATCTTCATTCATCTTTATATTAGATGAAATCTTTATATATAAATTATGCTTCAAAATTTAAGACCCCTTTTAACAAGAATATTGAACCCGATTGCTAGAAATTTAAATATAAATCCCAATGTAGTGACGGTCATCTCACCATTTGTCGCTGTTATTGCAGCATATGGTTTTGCAAATCACTACCTAATTTTAGGATGTGTTGCAATATTGATATCTGGATTTTTAGATGTTGTTGACGGCGCTGTTGCAAGATATCACAATAAGTCATCTAAATTTGGTGCATTTCTCGATTCCACTATGGACAGGTTTGCAGACGCCATAATTTATATTGGATTAATATTTGGAGGATATTGCAATTGGTTTGTTGGCATTTTAGCAATTCATTCTGCAATAACAGTTAGTTATGTTCGTGCAAGGGCAGAATCACAGGGTGCAGAATGCAATATTGGAATAGCTGAAAGGGCAGTTCGCATGATTATTTTAATGATTGGAGCATTGATTGGATATTTCACAGGAGATATCTACTTTACATATGTTATTTACATTTTAGTAATCTTATCTTACTTTACGGTTGTGCAAAGGATTGTGCATGTTTGGAGGCAATTAAATGAGTGATTTGGAAAGTCCGGAAAAGATAGCTAAGGATATTGCAAAACTAGAGAGAAATTTAAATCAGGTTTCTCATATCGACTTTGTTGGAAAAGAAAAAGAAGTGTATGATAGAGCTGTTGATTATTGGAGCGATTCTAAATATTACCTTAAAAAAGAAGACATGAGAACAGCATTTGGATGTATTGAATATTCTCATGGTCTACTTGATGCTTTAAGAATGCTTCATGGCATTATTTAGGTAATCGCCAAAATTAATTAAATATTAATTTTACTATTAAACAAGGAATCATCACCTGCCGAAACTATTTCACCATCTAAAACTTCGATGACCCTGTCTGCAAGTTTGGCTACCTCCATATCATGAGTTACAATTATTAATGTTGCATTATTATTTTCATGCAAATCAATTAATTGACGAAGTATTTTGCTACTTGTTTTAGAATCTAGTGATCCTGTCGGCTCATCTGCCAATATTATTGACGGATCATTTGCAAGTGCTCTGGCAATTGCTACTCTTTGACGTTCCCCACCAGACAATTTATTCGGCAAAATTCCAGCTTTGTCTTTGAGGCCGACATCATCTAAAAGTTTAAATGCCTTTAGTCGCATGTCCTTTGAAGACAAACCTTGAGTATACATTGGAATTTCAATATTATCCACAACAGAAATATTAGGTATTAAATTATGCAATTGGAAAATAAACCCGATTTTTTTAGCTCTGAATTCGTTTAATTTTTTAGAATCATCCAAATCCTGACCTGCCACATTAATGCTGCCCGAATCTTGAACATCCAATGCGCCAATCATGTTTAGCAATGTAGATTTGCCTGAACCTGACGGTCCTATAATTGATACGAATTCCTCATCGGCAATTGTGAGGTTTATACCGTTTAAAGCCTTGATTTTGCCATTTTCATAGCTTTTATATAAATCCTTAATCTCTACCACATTCATCTTTACACCTCATTCATACCTCAATGCTTCTGTTGGAGGTAATTTAACCGCCTTAATAGCCGGATACAGTCCCCCAAGGATTCCAACTACAATAGCTATTGAAAATGCTTGGACAAATATTTTTGGAGTGAACAACGGTTCAATACCCATTTGCGGACCCAATAATGTGCAGCCTAAAAATCCTATTAAAGATCCGATTATTGCAGACACCACCGTAATTACCAATGATTCCCCAACAATCATTAAAAGTATTCTTTTATCGGACCATCCAACAGCTTTTAGAACTCCAATCTCTCGGGTACGTTCAAACACGGACATCAGCATTGTATTAATAATGCCCAATCCTCCAACCACAATAGCCAGAAGGGAAATTGCCCATGTTGATGCTTGAAGCATGTTTAACATATCAGCCATTTGCTTCATTTCCATGACTGAGGTAATTGTTGTAATATTATCCCCATATTTCGCATCAATCCTATCGGCCACTTCCTGAGCGTCTACCCCTTTAGCCACTTTAACGTAAATGTTTGAGATTGAATCTTCATCATCCATAATCTCTCCAACTTTAGAAATTGAAGTAAAAACCCCTCCAGCCATATTGGAATCCCCAGTTTCATAAATTCCAACGATTTCAAAGTCTTTACCATCGATTTTAATATTGTCCCCCAATTCATACTCATTATCCTCAGCATATATTTCACCCAATATTACTTCATTAGCACCATCTTCAAAAATCCTGCCTTCTTTAAGTGAAATATCCGCCAGTCCAGTTCCATTGGGATCAATACCAATCAAACTGTTCATATAATCGTTGCCAACCGAAGTTAAAACAACATAAATCGGATATGCCTTGTCAACACCACTTACATTGGCAATTTTATCTGTCCATGATGCATCGATTGTATTTGTCCCATATGCAGAATCCCCAGTTTCTTTACCTGAAATCTGAAAATCAGCACCCCCTGCATGGATAGTATCTTCAAAAGTGTTTACTAACCCCTCTGTAATGCCGCCAAGAGAAACAATGACAACAATACCAATGGCTATTCCCACAATAGCTAGAACTGCACTGTTTTTTCTCCTGAACGGATTTTTCAAAATAAACTTTAAAAATGACATATTAATAAAATAGAATTATAACATATAAATAAGTAATTACAACGTGAACTGAAATGTCTAAATTAATGAGTAAAATGCACAAAGAAAGAATTATAAAAAATATTGATAAAATCCATACTACTGAGATGGGCGCTGGAAGAATACAAAAAAATCTAGGAATTAGCGAGGAAGGTGTTGGCTATTGCATTTCTAAATTAAAAAAAGAAGAAGCAATCGTTAGTAAAAATGGTAAAAACTATTATGTTGAAGTTGATGATTGCATAATAACTATTAATTCTAGCAGTTTTACTATAATAACTGCGCATAAGAATTGATTGCTCATTTATGCCAATTTATTCAAAAGATGATTTAATTTGATTGCAGTATTGTACTTCATTACCATTTCTAAATCATATTCGTTGATATCATCAATTAGCTTGTTATTTGCCGCAGCTTCAATTCCTTGCAAAAAAATTAGATAAACAATTAAAATATTATATAAAGAACAAATTAGAGTGTTTGAAAAACCAATCATAGGACAGACATTTACTTAAACGTGACAAAAAGAAATTGACAAATATCCAAATAAAATAAAAAAAAATAAGAGATTGAAAATCTCTTTAAATTTAATCCATATCTTCAAATCTGGATTCTAATTTTTCCATTACACCAGGAAGAGAAGTATATTCCATTTCTTCAGCAGGCAATCTGTGAGGTTCAAATGGACCATGTCTTCTGATATAATTTGCGATTTTAGCAGCTTGCTCACGAGTAGGATCAAATGCAGGATCATCAAACAAGTCTACAGGACCTATTAATTCACCGTTAGAAACTTGAAAACCTAAACCTACCACTCTAGGAGGTCCGTCAAATCTAATAGGATTTGCTTCTGCTTCAGATACAGGCATCATAGGACCATTGTGAGATCCTCTCATCCAACCGCTTACCATGTGGGGGAATGCAAATGGATCCACACATTCACCATTAGCTGGAAAACCAGACTGTGCCCTTACAATACAAACTGGGTCGTCTTTACCAACATATTCCCCAGCCATTAAGTTTAATCTTTCAGTACTTACTGCAGCTGCGATTTCACCGTTTTTCTTCCATACTCTTTTGATAACATACCTTCCAGTGGAACCGATTAATGCAAGCAAGTCATACATTTCTTCAGGACAGTTTAAAACAACTTTTCTATGTTCAATTACATCAAATACTTCGAATTTGAATCCATCATGTAAAGATGGGTCAATTACAAGACCTGCAGTGTTGAATGGGTCTGCAAACATTCTGAATACTGGTAAGTTAAATGCACCAGGTTCTGTTTTATCACAGCAGAATACCAAAACAGGGTCAGAAGGCCTTTCTTCAAATTCAAACTCCGCTACACCCGGACCCATACCTTTGATGTTTCCAGAGAATGTATCAGACAATAAGTCTTGACCTGCACCGTATAGTTTTAATTCACGTGCTCTTTCAGTAGCTTTCATGAATGCATCATATGCGGTTTTGTGTACTTCTTCGTTTTCTTCTCCTTTGTCGTGGGTCATAATTAAGTCAATGTCATCTCCACAACGGGATATATAGTAATCTTTTAGGATACCTGCTTCTAAAGCATCATTTAAAACTTCATCACAAATATCCATTAACTCAGGGTGTGCAACACAATGTCCTGACACACTTCCGATATCAGCTTTAATTACACTAACAGTAGTTTTCATTTTAAATACCTCAATTAGTAAATTCTTATTTACTAAACATATATTATTTTTGCGTTGTATACTATTTAATTATTATGATTAAAAAATGAAATTTCGGCAAACACATTTCTAAAAAAAAAGATCAATAGAAGTTGAAAACTCCTAATTAAAGTTTCTTGATATTTTTAAATGCCTTTTCAATTTCAGCATCCTGACACATATCCTCACAAGCTTGTTTTACACGTTCTAAATCGGCATGTGTTTCAGGATATTTTGGAACTGCACTGCATCCACCATCATCAATTTCAGATATTTTGAAAGTTCCAATTTCTTTAGAAATAGCTATAATTTCTTCTTTATCTAAACCAATTAATGGAGATAATATTGGCATTTCAACACCATAACGAGTAGCTAAAATATTTGATAACGTTTGTGAAGCAACTTGGCCTACGCTGCTTCCATCAACAATAGCATTTGCATGTAATTTACGGGCTAATTTTTCAGCTATGCGATACATTCCAGATTTGCATAAAACACAAGTCATTTTATCAGGAGCTTTATATTTGGCGGTTTGTAAGTATTCGCCATAGTCGACAACATGTTTTTTAATTGGAACTCCTTTTGCATAGATATTTAGTTGATCAACCAATAAATTAAAGTTTTCCAGTGCTTTTGGAGTAGTGAATGGGGCATTATTGCAATTTAATGCAATCACTTCACAACCTCTTTTCATCATCATATATGCTGCAACAGGTGAGTCTATACCGCTTGATAAAAGCACGACAACTTTTCCCTGTGTTCCTAAAGGCAATCCCCCCGGACCTTTTATTTTTTCATGATAAATAAAAGTAGCATTTTCCCTAATTTCAACAAAAATAGTTAAGTCATGGTTTGTCAAATCAACAGGCGCCTGAACTTTATTTCTAACAACCCCGCCACAATGAGCTGCCATTTCCTGTGAGGAAAAATCATGTTTACCAACTCGGCGGCATTTAATGGCGAATTTAGTATCCTCATCAATTAAATTTTGTTTAATCAACTCTTCCACGTAATCCTCCAAAGTTTCATCGATTTCTTCATAGGTAGTGTGTGTAGAACAGGCAGGTGAATATGAAACCACTCCAAATACTCTGTTTAATTTTTCAATTCCATCATCAAAATCTTTTGGATGAATATAAATTCTTCCTTGGTTTCTATCGACTTCACATTCAAAAGTAGCTTTAATATTTTTAACTAACTTTCTTTCAAAATGTGCCCTAATTTTGGGACTTTTAAGCCCTATTTCACCATATCGAGCAATAATTACATCATAATTCATCTAAACAACTCTCAATTTTTTACTACACTCTGAAAAAAATAGCAATACATACAATATATTTTTAAATATAACTTTTAAAGTTAATAATTAATAAAATTAA contains:
- a CDS encoding putative zinc-binding protein, with the translated sequence MNDKIALVSCSGLSPLGLVVRVASVELALENDNIVAACITEYSAQPNNCSPILDDAKIVTITGCGDDCASVILKEKDVDSIKNISADSVVKIYDLNPLDPVRLDDDGEKAVSVLKKYILKELENI
- a CDS encoding pyridoxal phosphate-dependent aminotransferase, which encodes MRDKDFDIKEPKLKFKKTERVPPDGYNSSNEFFEDMYMDKDMIWMGQNTNHLHDDTIANAMIEAIKENTFCRYPAPEGFSELKQLILDDLGLKDLEVLLTSGATESLYLCMQALLEPEDNVILSDPGYFIIGDFANRFAGEVRYVPIYFEENNYKLTSDLLRENMDENTRMVILIDPLNPLGSSYTEDELKEFAEIAKENDLYLLHDITYKDFARNHFLVENYAPGQTLTIYSFSKIFGMAGLRVGGVVSSKPIIKSIKNAVVNDLGVNIISQYGAIAGLKSKDQWFDKMRETCFENQRLISKMIEPIEGVFLPVYPSDANMMAIDLSGAGIDPKDMSNYLIEKKLFTREGEYTSEEFGDRYLRVSFSIPTEEVKIFCDVFPKAVEDLRTK
- the radB gene encoding DNA repair and recombination protein RadB; this encodes MKVLANFEDNTKLQSNSSLDDLLEGGFEKGCVTQIYGSPSSGKSNVALTLAVNIAKNNRKVIYIDTEGGISIDRIKQISGSYFSSIANNIMVLEPTDFLQQTENLRSIDVWLRKHHEEVDLIILDSAVALYRVDDMKSYKLSKELRKQIQLLSNLARKYGIAVIVTNQIYSAFDDDGNNEIRAVGGDILEYISKVIIKLERGTETNQRIATLKRHRSLPEGRQVIFSITSNGII
- a CDS encoding L-threonylcarbamoyladenylate synthase translates to MKIIKANPDKINEDIIFEAINVLANGGIVLYPTDTVYGLGANIFNNKAVRRVFEIKKRSFLKPLSILVRDVKSVDAVAKLSSSQRKCINACLPGAYTFILNKRKIVPRYVTSGSSYVGVRVPDCELACRLASIFPITTTSANLSDDKVLSNPCEILEQLDCEVDLVIDVGNLNSSKASSIIDLTGLKPKIIRD
- the pgsA gene encoding archaetidylinositol phosphate synthase; this encodes MLQNLRPLLTRILNPIARNLNINPNVVTVISPFVAVIAAYGFANHYLILGCVAILISGFLDVVDGAVARYHNKSSKFGAFLDSTMDRFADAIIYIGLIFGGYCNWFVGILAIHSAITVSYVRARAESQGAECNIGIAERAVRMIILMIGALIGYFTGDIYFTYVIYILVILSYFTVVQRIVHVWRQLNE
- a CDS encoding DUF357 domain-containing protein, whose protein sequence is MSDLESPEKIAKDIAKLERNLNQVSHIDFVGKEKEVYDRAVDYWSDSKYYLKKEDMRTAFGCIEYSHGLLDALRMLHGII
- a CDS encoding ABC transporter ATP-binding protein, with protein sequence MNVVEIKDLYKSYENGKIKALNGINLTIADEEFVSIIGPSGSGKSTLLNMIGALDVQDSGSINVAGQDLDDSKKLNEFRAKKIGFIFQLHNLIPNISVVDNIEIPMYTQGLSSKDMRLKAFKLLDDVGLKDKAGILPNKLSGGERQRVAIARALANDPSIILADEPTGSLDSKTSSKILRQLIDLHENNNATLIIVTHDMEVAKLADRVIEVLDGEIVSAGDDSLFNSKINI
- a CDS encoding ABC transporter permease, producing the protein MSFLKFILKNPFRRKNSAVLAIVGIAIGIVVIVSLGGITEGLVNTFEDTIHAGGADFQISGKETGDSAYGTNTIDASWTDKIANVSGVDKAYPIYVVLTSVGNDYMNSLIGIDPNGTGLADISLKEGRIFEDGANEVILGEIYAEDNEYELGDNIKIDGKDFEIVGIYETGDSNMAGGVFTSISKVGEIMDDEDSISNIYVKVAKGVDAQEVADRIDAKYGDNITTITSVMEMKQMADMLNMLQASTWAISLLAIVVGGLGIINTMLMSVFERTREIGVLKAVGWSDKRILLMIVGESLVITVVSAIIGSLIGFLGCTLLGPQMGIEPLFTPKIFVQAFSIAIVVGILGGLYPAIKAVKLPPTEALRYE
- a CDS encoding DUF3781 domain-containing protein; amino-acid sequence: MSKLMSKMHKERIIKNIDKIHTTEMGAGRIQKNLGISEEGVGYCISKLKKEEAIVSKNGKNYYVEVDDCIITINSSSFTIITAHKN
- the fbp gene encoding fructose-1,6-bisphosphate aldolase/phosphatase, with protein sequence MKTTVSVIKADIGSVSGHCVAHPELMDICDEVLNDALEAGILKDYYISRCGDDIDLIMTHDKGEENEEVHKTAYDAFMKATERARELKLYGAGQDLLSDTFSGNIKGMGPGVAEFEFEERPSDPVLVFCCDKTEPGAFNLPVFRMFADPFNTAGLVIDPSLHDGFKFEVFDVIEHRKVVLNCPEEMYDLLALIGSTGRYVIKRVWKKNGEIAAAVSTERLNLMAGEYVGKDDPVCIVRAQSGFPANGECVDPFAFPHMVSGWMRGSHNGPMMPVSEAEANPIRFDGPPRVVGLGFQVSNGELIGPVDLFDDPAFDPTREQAAKIANYIRRHGPFEPHRLPAEEMEYTSLPGVMEKLESRFEDMD
- the thiI gene encoding tRNA uracil 4-sulfurtransferase ThiI; protein product: MNYDVIIARYGEIGLKSPKIRAHFERKLVKNIKATFECEVDRNQGRIYIHPKDFDDGIEKLNRVFGVVSYSPACSTHTTYEEIDETLEDYVEELIKQNLIDEDTKFAIKCRRVGKHDFSSQEMAAHCGGVVRNKVQAPVDLTNHDLTIFVEIRENATFIYHEKIKGPGGLPLGTQGKVVVLLSSGIDSPVAAYMMMKRGCEVIALNCNNAPFTTPKALENFNLLVDQLNIYAKGVPIKKHVVDYGEYLQTAKYKAPDKMTCVLCKSGMYRIAEKLARKLHANAIVDGSSVGQVASQTLSNILATRYGVEMPILSPLIGLDKEEIIAISKEIGTFKISEIDDGGCSAVPKYPETHADLERVKQACEDMCQDAEIEKAFKNIKKL